A region of Drosophila suzukii chromosome 2L, CBGP_Dsuzu_IsoJpt1.0, whole genome shotgun sequence DNA encodes the following proteins:
- the brun gene encoding protein brunelleschi has translation MRAAVGLMLSHGGGGAEPAMSRPDYEQSALHHSCLLVLLRGVGPSRARILQRAFEKVRRVNHIRVNDSAGNPRSIWIRFVHDHPVEHNDWGDFQTHRRLLGLITIGKFESQTELNELCRQHESLKVRYGSTLFESRAIFFGPDEPPLETIGEVLTPPPAGGRRLQDEFTTPSNFKAQAFFYREQDPCVDLESRIGDFASALFWVLESRRLERSREKADKVSLLLAPFEKRDFVGLDMESRNNRKRCVGRVMKNLADLSLQAGLVDDALSLYHNANETLRSVGDSLWVGATEEGLCAASAVLLYPQMREIETLHRNSSLQEAGTSPLKNTPEKWRASDATKKISANEATVNNVDSTHQQQHQRVTSNSSSCSSVSSLVTTATNSSASDTPTTSSSSTSTISAAPIPGHQRNGDLPGNILKAEEITNYYRKAIINYSKYRHAATIETEAALKASRICIEQNRPLDVAMFLQNILYINLSMSEAERVKRFEIITELYQQIGYQRKAAFFQRLAALKHVQQGSQAPDWNQSYRLMLGSFTGYLLCLDPLEVLENAAGWPALQIDLVQTLITAARRLGQSALATRHMTFLLQTQWDNMSPTEQSEMAVQLQNLSAQCEGSPVPLVLENGTVIPPANLTDLPYCLDFQVKDLPAHLRPQRIKVAKADSGPFLFTPIHFNSVDRRDKKKDKNKIAFQWVQNDLSEVTVRLRNPLPFELAVTDMRLLTNGVVFESLPQTIVLQPHVPTYVALHGTPIETGQLDLQGFSTHTLGVKSNCRLKHMRGRSFPPNYLVDVIPALPRISVKTSLPQTATFSNMNSADIVVTSASLTLYNGESSSCTITITNESATLPLEHLEVNINSNVEQELQKKIFRIDEEALKAKLPVPPQGSIEIVVDVYAEADFVCPQPPASVHSSAAAGDYGAASLTHYSNASTSGHASLPSRVGSPQHRRHEPQNSSFRSTFSGGQPSLAALSLQPGGGGGAGPSSLGSQYSQHIEAQVRLKYSGGEALTAGYCRQCAVSFNLELLPSAQITSWDVLPAEVASQFYLVLDISNLTAQEMSLNYTDTKNILIEAKESCRVPIPVDRCSLEQVVAARAAEVAENLERELCFRTQLLSFNDALSKLCSSHIAERVKINWLLTGTDIQGIASLRGIVLTQSMVDLTAVSPLEWAISFQETPVQPHSEMVCTVGQRSHLSIQLANQSLQPLRNLVLSIKFYQDYLNGMENCNLETRVAISGPNRIAIPILEKQEQKQHTCSVIFFTPGRFKASIECTSNPQKQLELPAPVLTRSCPVETEKVGQSVMFSSSYDEQQVHVWKFIPPIEVTVVEQ, from the exons ATGCGTGCTGCCGTTGGCCTGATGCTGTCGCACGGTGGTGGTGGCGCGGAGCCAGCGATGTCCCGGCCGGATTACGAGCAGAGTGCTCTGCACCACAGCTGCCTGCTGGTACTGCTCCGGGGTGTGGGACCATCCCGTGCCCGAATCCTTCAGCGGGCTTTCGAGAAAGTGCGACGTGTCAACCACATCCGGGTGAATG ATTCCGCTGGCAATCCCCGCTCCATTTGGATCCGCTTCGTTCACGATCACCCTGTGGAGCACAACGATTGGGGCGACTTCCAGACCCATCGACGTCTGTTAGGGCTCATCACCATCGGCAAGTTCGAGAGCCAGACCGAACTCAATGAGCTGTGCCGCCAGCACGAGTCTCTGAAAGTGCGCTATGGCTCCACTCTGTTTGAATCCCGTGCCATTTTCTTTGGACCCGATGAACCGCCTCTGGAAACCATTGGAGAGGTATTAACACCTCCTCCAGCTGGAGGCCGTCGCCTGCAGGATGAGTTCACCACGCCCTCGAACTTTAAGGCGCAGGCCTTCTTCTACCGTGAACAGGATCCGTGCGTAGATCTGGAGTCTCGAATTGGGGACTTTGCCAGCGCCTTGTTTTGGGTCCTGGAATCGCGACGATTAGAGAGATCCCGAGAAAAGGCGGACAAGGTGAGCCTGCTGCTAGCGCCTTTCGAAAAGAGAGATTTTGTGGGACTAGATATGGAGTCCAGGAACAATAGGAAAAGATGCGTGGGTCGTGTGATGAAGAACCTGGCGGATCTGTCGCTGCAAGCCGGCCTTGTGGATGATGCCTTGAGCTTGTACCATAATGCGAATGAGACCTTGAGGTCGGTGGGCGATTCCTTGTGGGTGGGTGCCACCGAGGAGGGCCTGTGTGCCGCCTCCGCCGTGCTGTTATATCCACAAATGCGCGAGATCGAGACACTGCACAGAAACTCTTCGCTCCAGGAGGCGG GCACCTCCCCTTTGAAAAACACCCCCGAGAAGTGGCGTGCTAGTGATGCCACTAAGAAGATCAGCGCCAATGAAGCCACTGTGAACAATGTGGACTCCACCCATCAACAACAGCATCAGCGCGTTACCTCGAACTCATCTTCCTGCTCATCAGTATCTTCCCTTGTGACGACGGCCACCAATTCCTCCGCCTCGGACACGCCGACCACTTCGTCTTCTTCCACTTCGACGATATCGGCGGCTCCGATTCCAGGACACCAAAGAAACGGCGATCTACCGGGGAACATACTCAAGGCGGAGGAGATCACCAACTACTATCGCAAGGCCATTATTAACTACAGCAAATACAGGCATGCAGCCACCATTGAAACGGAGGCGGCTCTGAAGGCCTCGCGGATTTGCATCGAGCAGAATCGACCCCTAGATGTGGCCATGTTCCTGCAAAATATCCTGTACATTAACCTGAGCATGAGCGAAGCGGAGCGTGTAAAGAGATTTGAGATAATTACGGAGCTGTATCAGCAAATTGGATATCAGAGAAAGGCGGCATTTTTCCAACGACTCGCTGCGCTGAAGCACGTGCAGCAGGGCAGTCAAGCGCCTGACTGGAATCAAAGCTATCGCCTTATGTTGGGCAGCTTTACGGGCTATCTGCTTTGTCTGGATCCGTTAGAGGTATTGGAGAATGCTGCCGGCTGGCCGGCGTTGCAGATCGATCTGGTCCAGACCCTCATAACGGCCGCAAGGCGATTAGGACAATCCGCTCTGGCCACGCGGCACATGACCTTCCTGCTGCAAACACAGTGGGATAATATGTCGCCCACGGAGCAAAGCGAAATGGCTGTGCAACTGCAG AATTTAAGCGCCCAGTGCGAGGGATCTCCTGTGCCCTTGGTGCTGGAGAATGGCACTGTGATACCACCTGCAAATCTCACGGATCTGCCCTACTGCCTCGATTTTCAGGTTAAAGATCTGCCCGCTCATTTACGACCACAGAGAATAAAGGTGGCCAAGGCGGATAGTGGGCCATTTCTGTTTACGCCTATACATTTCAACTCGGTCGACAGAAGGGACAAGAAAAaggacaaaaataaaatag CTTTCCAGTGGGTGCAAAACGATCTAAGTGAGGTGACTGTGCGCCTGCGCAATCCGCTGCCCTTTGAGCTGGCCGTAACAGACATGAGATTGTTGACTAACGGTGTGGTATTTGAGTCTCTGCCCCAAACAATTGTGCTCCAGCCACATGTGCCCACATACGTGGCACTCCACGGAACGCCCATCGAGACGGGGCAGCTCGATCTGCAGGGCTTTAGCACTCACACTCTTGGCGTGAAGTCAAACTGCCGGCTGAAACATATGCGTGGGCGTAGCTTTCCGCCCAACTACCTGGTGGATGTGATTCCCGCCCTTCCTAGGATATCCGTTAAAACTTCTCTGCCCCAGACAGCCACGTTTAGTAATATGAATAGTGCGGATATCGTTGTGACCTCTGCCAGCCTAACCCTGTACAATGGAGAATCCTCCAGCTGTACGATAACAATCACTAATGAGAGTGCCACGCTACCGTTGGAGCACCTGGAGGTTAACATAAACTCGAATGTAGAGCAGGAGCTGCAGAAAAAGATCTTCCGAATAGATGAAGAAGCTTTGAAG GCCAAGCTGCCTGTGCCTCCGCAGGGCTCCATTGAAATTGTCGTGGATGTTTATGCCGAAGCGGACTTCGTTTGTCCGCAGCCACCGGCTTCGGTGCATTCCAGCGCTGCTGCCGGGGATTACGGTGCGGCATCTCTAACGCATTACTCCAATGCTTCCACCTCCGGGCACGCGAGCTTACCCTCTAGAGTTGGTTCGCCGCAACATCGTCGACACGAGCCACAGAATTCCAGCTTCCGATCGACCTTTTCAGGCGGTCAACCGTCGCTGGCTGCCTTGAGTCTGCAGCCaggcggcggaggaggagcaggaccTTCTAGTCTGGGATCGCAATATTCGCAGCACATAGAGGCACAAGTGAGATTGAAGTACTCCGGGGGAGAGGCTCTGACAGCGGGCTATTGTCGCCAGTGTGCGGTTTCTTTTAACCTGGAACTGCTGCCCAGCGCGCAGATAACTAGCTGGGATGTTCTGCCCGCTGAAGT GGCCTCCCAATTTTACCTGGTACTTGACATTTCCAACCTAACCGCTCAAGAGATGTCGCTCAACTATACAGACACCAAGAATATACTCATCGAGGCCAAAGAGAGCTGCCGTGTGCCCATACCGGTGGATCGCTGCTCCCTGGAGCAAGTGGTAGCCGCCCGGGCAGCCGAGGTAGCTGAGAATCTGGAGAGGG AACTCTGCTTTCGGACGCAGCTTCTGTCGTTTAATGATGCTCTGAGCAAGCTCTGTTCAAGTCACATAGCTGAACGAGTGAAAATTAATTGGCTGTTGACGGGAACAGACATTCAGGGAATCGCCTCCCTGCGAGGCATAGTTCTCACCCAGTCCATGGTGGATTTAACAGCTGTATCGCCTTTGGAGTGGG CCATCAGCTTCCAGGAGACCCCTGTACAGCCGCACAGCGAGATGGTGTGCACAGTGGGCCAGCGGTCGCATCTTAGCATTCAGCTGGCAAACCAATCCCTGCAGCCGCTCAGGAACTTGGTGCTGAGCATCAAGTTTTATCAAGATTACCTGAACGGAATGGAGAATTGCAATTTGGAGACACGCGTGGCCATTTCAGGACCAAATAG AATTGCGATTCCCATACTGGAGAAGCAGGAGCAGAAACAGCACACTTGCTCTGTGATATTCTTTACACCCGGACGCTTCAAGGCCAGTATCGAGTGTACCAGTAATCCGCAGAAGCAATTGGAGCTGCCGGCGCCTGTGCTAACCCGTTCCTGTCCGGTGGAAACCGAGAAAGTGGGACAGTCTGTCATGTTCTCCTCCAGCTACGATGAGCAGCAGGTTCACGTGTGGAAATTCATTCCGCCCATCGAGGTGACCGTCGTGGAGCAGTGA
- the LOC108021024 gene encoding transmembrane protein 230, with amino-acid sequence MQMPTRSDSRLRLNAGGGSSQPAASGEYIKVVETECETDGFVNEQWVEPAVPGPVPWKTIVIILLLFIGGIICIAFATLNWLTDTSRERSDRVWALGIIGALTFIPGSYYVYVLSCIMLKRNGFTMDEIRRLG; translated from the exons ATGCAGATGCCCACCAGATCGGATTCGCGCCTTCGCCTGAACGCGGGGGGTGGAAGTTCCCAGCCAGCAGCCTCTGGGGAGTACATCAAGGTGGTGGAGACAGAATGCGAGACAGATGGATTCGTCAATGAACAGTGGGTAGAACCGGCGGTACCAGGTCCCGTTCCCTGGAAAACCATTGTCATTATCCTATTGCTTTTCATCGGTGGCATT ATCTGCATTGCCTTCGCCACCCTAAATTGGTTGACGGATACGAGCAGAGAGCGATCGGATCGCGTGTGGGCGCTAGGCATCATCGGGGCACTGACCTTCATTCCGGGTAGCTACTACGTCTATGTGCTCTCCTGTATTATGCTCAAACGCAACGGATTCACCATGGACGAGATACGAAGACTCGGATAA
- the LOC108021649 gene encoding probable palmitoyltransferase ZDHHC24: MYKKMRFRSLKKIWPKKKKEQLTMIFVFCVVLAIYYILMEIVLPELSDYGTPIYIFQRVLAVFFASNILSNFVMCILVDSTIDPKCMRDQLERGRHNEDWHKCDVCRILAPPRASHCNSCDVCVLKRDHHCIVTGCCIGHANYRYFFYFVIYLFLSCLISLISSCIFIYVLRGGRYKFRLLHMPASYFNKKHFGNNDLDVPSNIMEILDFGLPGRHELVFAAAFAMIWIGICGAAYMIMEHWSVIKSGSICNEFKFQNFLYDRGLRRNFESFLGRRMKWTWISPFLPSPLPHDGFHWEPTDGDKGGDNRLSEKII; the protein is encoded by the coding sequence atGTACAAAAAAATGAGATTCCGTTCACTGAAGAAAATCTGGCCGAAAAAGAAGAAGGAGCAACTAACtatgatttttgttttttgcgtAGTGCTCGCGATTTACTATATACTCATGGAGATAGTGCTGCCGGAGTTGTCGGATTATGGGACACCCATTTACATATTTCAACGGGTTTTGGCGGTGTTTTTCGCCTCTAATATATTGTCAAACTTTGTCATGTGCATACTGGTGGATTCAACCATCGATCCCAAGTGTATGAGGGATCAATTGGAGCGGGGAAGACACAATGAGGACTGGCACAAGTGCGATGTGTGCCGGATCTTGGCACCACCTCGAGCAAGTCACTGCAATTCGTGTGATGTATGTGTCCTAAAGCGAGATCATCACTGCATTGTTACAGGTTGCTGCATTGGCCATGCAAACTATAGATACTTCTTCTATTTCGTAATCTATTTGTTTCTAAGCTGCCTGATCTCTTTAATATCATCTTGTATCTTTATCTATGTGCTACGCGGAGGGAGGTACAAATTCAGATTGCTGCACATGCCAGCAtcgtattttaataaaaaacattttggcAATAACGATCTCGATGTGCCCTCTAACATTATGGAAATATTGGATTTCGGACTTCCTGGTAGACACGAGCTTGTGTTCGCAGCCGCGTTCGCTATGATTTGGATCGGGATTTGTGGAGCTGCCTATATGATTATGGAGCACTGGTCCGTCATCAAAAGTGGATCAATATGTAATGAGTTTAAGTTTCagaactttctgtatgatcgAGGACTGCGTCGAAACTTTGAGTCGTTTTTGGGGAGACGCATGAAATGGACCTGGATTTCTCCATTTCTACCAAGCCCGCTGCCCCACGACGGATTCCATTGGGAGCCCACAGATGGGGATAAAGGTGGTGACAATCGGCTTTcggaaaaaatcatttaa
- the LOC108021650 gene encoding sperm-associated antigen 7 — MDLLDSILNAMDAPPANNEQQKTMIKKQREMMERMQNKQKEELLRFRKYVDERMGRFAKDDRHCIEFQPLDKVHRSVIHEVAENGGFIAMSFGREDVDRHSVVYKKEHAPGEDEVTARRNGDGWNPEIAKEYAERRRERLAQEQSDKEASTSEAANSSTSGAGDHDSGEVKPPTNYKAKYAHLIGESAALQAARKTETNQSYGFVPSKNKKDMRSIEQTLADIQAKKRLRLAQQQELELEQQAQEATTSTEDP; from the coding sequence ATGGACCTGCTCGACTCGATACTGAATGCCATGGATGCTCCGCCTGCCAACAACGAGCAGCAGAAGACTATGATCAAGAAGCAGCGCGAAATGATGGAGCGGATGCAGAACAAACAGAAGGAGGAACTCCTTCGATTCCGGAAGTATGTGGACGAACGAATGGGCCGATTCGCCAAGGACGACCGACATTGCATCGAGTTCCAGCCGCTGGACAAGGTGCATCGCTCTGTGATACACGAGGTAGCCGAGAATGGCGGTTTCATTGCCATGAGCTTCGGCCGCGAGGATGTGGACCGGCATTCGGTTGTGTACAAAAAGGAGCACGCTCCTGGCGAAGATGAGGTCACGGCTCGCCGGAACGGTGACGGCTGGAATCCGGAGATTGCCAAGGAGTACGCAGAGCGACGGCGGGAGCGATTGGCGCAAGAGCAGAGTGACAAAGAGGCATCCACCTCCGAAGCGGCGAACTCCTCCACATCCGGAGCCGGTGATCACGACTCCGGCGAAGTTAAACCCCCGACCAATTACAAGGCCAAGTATGCCCACCTCATCGGAGAGTCGGCCGCTTTGCAGGCGGCTCGCAAGACGGAGACCAACCAAAGCTACGGATTCGTTCCCAGCAAGAACAAGAAGGACATGCGCTCCATAGAACAAACGCTGGCTGACATCCAGGCCAAGAAGCGGCTGCGTTTGGCGCAGCAGCAGGAACTGGAGCTGGAGCAGCAAGCGCAGGAGGCCACCACATCAACAGAGGACCCATGA
- the phr6-4 gene encoding cryptochrome-2, producing the protein MDAERSTLVHWFRKGLRVHDNPALSQIFKAANAKPGKYYIRPIFILDPGILDWMQVGANRWRFLQQTLEDLDKQLRKLDSRLFVVRGKPAEVFPRIFKSWRVELLTFETDIEPYAISRDEAVQKLAKSEGVRVETHCSHTIYNPDLVIAKNLGKAPITYQKFLGIVDKLKVPTVLGDPEKLLKKIEPPKDEVEQKDSEAYDCPTMEQLVKRPEELGPNKFPGGETEALRRMEESLKDELWVARFEKPNTAPNSLEPSTTVLSPYLKFGCLSARLFYQKLNEILKRQTKHSQPPVSLVGQLMWREFYYTVAAAEPNFDRMLGNIYCLQIPWQEQPEHLEAWTHGRTGYPFIDAIMRQLRQEGWIHHLARHAVACFLTRGDLWISWEEGQRVFEQLLLDQDWALNAGNWMWLSASAFFHQYFRVYSPVAFGKKTDPQGHYIRKYVPELAKYPAGCIYEPWKASLADQRTYGCVLGTDYPHRIVKHEVVHKENIKRMGAAYKVNREVRTGKEEESSFEEKPETSTSGKRKVRKAAGNAPKRKR; encoded by the exons ATGGATGCAGAAAGATCCACACTGGTCCACTGGTTCCGTAAAGGACTGCGGGTCCACGACAATCCCGCTTTATCCCAGATTTTTAAAGCCGCCAATGCGAAACCCGGCAAATACTATATCCGCCCGATATTCATTCTGGATCCGGGTATCCTGGATTGGATGCAGGTGGGAGCCAATCGGTGGCGGTTCCTTCAGCAAACGCTGGAGGACCTGGACAAACAGCTTCGCAAACTCGATTCCCGTCTGTTTGTAGTGCGCGGGAAGCCCGCAGAGGTTTTCCCGCGGATATTTAAAAGCTGGCGCGTGGAACTCCTGACTTTCGAGACGGACATCGAGCCATATGCCATCTCCAGAGATGAGGCCGTACAGAAGTTGGCCAAATCGGAGGGTGTTCGAGTGGAGACCCACTGCTCACACACGATTTACAATCCGGATTTGGTTATAGCCAAGAATCTTGGCAAGGCTCCTATTACCTATCAAAAGTTTCTAGGCATTGTGGATAAACTAAAGGTACCCACAGTTCTAGGGGATCCTGAAAAGCTTTTGAAAAAGATTGAGCCACCTAAAGACGAAGTCGAGCAGAAGGATTCGGAAGCCTATGATTGTCCTACTATGGAGCAATTGGTCAAGAGACCAGAGGAGCTGGGACCCAATAAGTTCCCGGGAG GCGAAACAGAGGCTCTGCGGCGCATGGAGGAATCCCTAAAGGACGAACTTTGGGTGGCCCGCTTTGAGAAACCCAACACGGCACCCAATTCCCTGGAGCCCAGCACTACTGTACTGAGTCCTTATCTGAAATTTGGATGCCTAAGTGCTCGACTGTTTTATCAAAAGCTCAATGAGATTCTCAAGCGTCAGACGAAACATTCCCAGCCTCCTGTTTCGCTAGTTGGGCAACTTATGTGGAGGGAATTCTACTATACTGTAGCGGCAGCCGAACCTAACTTCGATCGGATGTTGGGCAACATCTACTGCCTGCAGATTCCCTGGCAGGAGCAGCCCGAGCACCTGGAAGCCTGGACTCATGGACGCACCGGCTATCCTTTTATCGACGCCATAATGCGTCAGTTGCGCCAGGAGGGTTGGATCCATCATTTGGCACGGCATGCAGTGGCCTGTTTCTTAACGCGCGGAGATCTTTGGATTAGCTGGGAAGAGGGTCAGCGGGTCTTCGAGCAGCTACTGCTGGATCAGGATTGGGCCCTCAATGCTGGCAATTGGATGTGGCTCTCCGCGTCCGCCTTCTTTCATCAATACTTTCGGGTCTACAGCCCGGTGGCCTTTGGAAAGAAGACGGATCCCCAGGGTCACTACATAAGAAAATATGTACCGGAACTCGCAAAGTATCCAGCTGGCTGTATTTATGAGCCCTGGAAGGCCTCACTGGCCGATCAAAGGACCTACGGCTGTGTCCTGGGCACGGATTATCCCCACCGGATTGTTAAACACGAAGTGGTGCACAAGGAGAACATTAAGCGAATGGGCGCCGCCTATAAAGTGAATCGGGAGGTGCGCACGGGCAAGGAGGAGGAGTCGTCCTTTGAGGAGAAACCAGAAACCTCCACTTCAGGCAAGCGGAAGGTGCGAAAGGCAGCCGGAAATGCCCCCAAGCGAAAACGATAA
- the LOC108010675 gene encoding uncharacterized protein, whose amino-acid sequence MFRNLSMLRNKLAVQRTLISRLTSRSKMSTGITCLTINRPRNIDGVTVIDINMNDMAKNDMDFNRNFVNSLTSMDRPHFVEPVQPVGTDAANSPPTEDSAPADTVDILPAGAPSSVLGVDGTPIVPIEIDGWNQDDEDPTVQKNVKDVDIGNDDEYKAEMALRVPEIREAQTEYKGIKVKLPETANQDVGTYRFRREAEDLKAVGDDTRLVRFDKK is encoded by the coding sequence ATGTTTCGCAACTTGTCGATGTTGAGAAACAAGCTGGCAGTGCAGCGGACTCTGATTTCCCGCCTGACCTCGCGCTCCAAAATGTCAACCGGAATTACGTGCCTCACCATTAATCGACCTAGGAACATCGATGGCGTGACAGTGATAGATATTAATATGAATGATATGGCCAAGAATGATATGGATTTCAATCGTAATTTTGTCAATTCGCTGACATCGATGGACCGCCCTCATTTCGTGGAACCAGTTCAGCCAGTGGGCACTGATGCGGCTAATTCGCCACCTACGGAGGACTCTGCTCCCGCCGATACCGTGGATATCTTGCCCGCCGGTGCACCCAGTTCCGTTCTAGGTGTCGACGGAACTCCCATTGTACCCATCGAGATCGACGGCTGGAATCAGGACGATGAGGATCCCACCGTGCAGAAGAATGTAAAGGACGTGGACATCGGCAATGACGACGAGTACAAGGCCGAGATGGCTCTGCGGGTGCCAGAGATCAGAGAGGCCCAAACCGAGTACAAGGGCATCAAGGTGAAGCTGCCGGAAACGGCCAACCAGGATGTGGGCACCTATCGTTTCCGTCGCGAGGCTGAGGATCTCAAGGCGGTTGGAGACGACACGCGTCTGGTTCGATTCGACAAGAAATAG
- the Sfp38D gene encoding uncharacterized protein Sfp38D: MKITAIFLLSNLGYILGTTLAELNDAATKGVTDMVEKYKVLSMGNTEFSQWIKKLDTVSKTSPMREKFKVRAQFDIYNERRQDLENSITNRITTIDNLINKLLIENTKKCLQFYRRQKKSLQMAYKFSNAIKLTNLLRNKKQCDPENENDESTENDEYSYY; encoded by the exons ATGAAGATTACAGCAATATTCCTATTGTCAAATTTAGGCTACA TTCTAGGCACTACACTTGCGGAACTTAATGACGCAGCAACCAAGGGAGTTACAGATATGGTGGAAAAATATAAAGTCTTGTCTATGGGAAACACGGAATTCTCTCAGTGGATAAAAAAACTAGACACTGTTAGTAAGACGAGTCCTATGAGAGAGAAATTTAAGGTCCGAGCTCAATTTGATATCTACAATGAACGTCGGCAGGATTTGGAAAACAGTATTACGAATCGCATCACCACGATCGATAATCTGATTAATAAACTTCTTATTGAAAACACTAAAAAGTGTCTTCAATTTTATCGAAGGCAGAAAAAATCTTTGCAAATGGCATACAAGTTTTCAAATGCTATAAAACTGACTAACCTTTTGCGAAATAAGAAACAATGTGATcccgaaaatgaaaatgatgaaAGCACCGAAAACGACGAATATAGTTATTATTAA
- the LOC108010410 gene encoding uncharacterized protein — translation MKIIPILILANLGYALSEDYLERENRQRLQDVVNKYRHLSHGNAEFSRWIEKLFHAIEKPVFGTGTVIWRIQLLAEFNQYDKRRQELEDRINNRLARVKKLINLKMGGQECVKFYKLQKTELKNALGLSNSMKDIKFAKNSGSCPKNLHDTNDDEDDYYL, via the exons ATGAAGATCATACCTATCTTAATATTGGCAAATCTTGGCTATG CCTTAAGTGAAGATTATCTTGAGCGTGAAAATAGACAGAGACTTCAAGATGTTGTAAACAAATATAGGCACTTGTCCCATGGAAATGCTGAATTCTCCCGGTGGATTGAAAAACTCTTCCATGCTATCGAAAAGCCAGTCTTTGGTACGGGAACTGTTATATGGAGAATACAATTGCTGGCTGAATTCAACCAATACGACAAAAGACGTCAAGAACTTGAAGATAGAATTAATAATCGTTTGGCCAGAGTCAAAAAATTGATAAACTTAAAAATGGGAGGCCAGGAATGTGTGAAATTTTACAAATTGCAGAAAACTGAACTTAAAAACGCCTTAGGGCTCTCCAATTCTATGAAAGACATCAAATTTGCTAAAAATAGTGGTTCATGCCCGAAAAATTTACATGATACAAATGATGATGAAGatgattattatttataa